A single genomic interval of Arthrobacter globiformis harbors:
- a CDS encoding primary-amine oxidase — translation MTLPVVESSAHHPGHLAQSPISPLSDLTADEFAKIREIISAEPAFTLTTRFAYVGLEEPHKREVLAYNDGAGPRPERRARVMLLDMATGASTDNIVSLDQARVLTSAAIDPAEGQTPILLEEFDAIDGICADDPRWVQSLAARGTEPEKVVCIPLSAGSYGFEEEAGRRIVRVLAFRQDYPEDHPWAHPLEGLCAYVDTIARKITRLIDTGAVPVPPESGNFDDPAVQGEPLSTLKPIEITQPEGPSFTVEGRSVTWANWKFDIGFDAREGLILRNLSFTDQGEERPVMYRGSIAEMVVPYGDPSPIRFWQNYFDLGEYLFGRFTNSLELGCDCVGEIKYFDAVLADELGTPFTIKNGVCMHEEDFGTLWKHTDMFTNSSEVRRSRRLVISSFTTVGNYDYGFYWYLYLDGTIELEAKLTGILFTSGYTEAGAPYTSEVAPGLGAPYHQHLFSARLDMMVDGVTNAVDEVDAVRLPFSDTNDRGEAFTKSVTRLATEQTAAREAKGSVGRAWHIVNTEKTNRLGQPTGYVLYPGDQPTLMADPASSLAARAAFATKHLWVTQYDPAERYAAGDFVHQSTGGGGLPAFTAEDKSVDGEDIVLWHTFGPTHFPRPEDWPVMPTDYAKFTLKPYGFFGKNPALNVPPNQAAGHCTSPSAGDAHGCHS, via the coding sequence ATGACCCTCCCCGTTGTTGAAAGCTCCGCTCACCACCCCGGTCATCTTGCCCAGTCTCCGATATCACCGCTGTCGGATCTGACAGCGGACGAGTTCGCCAAGATTCGGGAGATCATTTCGGCCGAACCTGCCTTCACACTCACCACCCGTTTTGCCTATGTCGGACTGGAGGAACCCCACAAGCGGGAAGTCCTTGCCTACAATGACGGTGCCGGACCCCGACCGGAGCGCCGGGCCCGGGTGATGCTGCTGGACATGGCCACGGGTGCTTCCACGGACAACATCGTCTCCCTGGACCAGGCCCGTGTGTTGACCTCCGCGGCCATCGACCCGGCCGAGGGCCAAACCCCAATCCTGCTGGAGGAGTTCGATGCCATAGACGGGATCTGCGCCGACGACCCGCGCTGGGTGCAGTCCCTCGCTGCACGGGGGACGGAGCCTGAGAAGGTCGTTTGCATTCCGTTGTCCGCCGGCTCCTACGGCTTCGAGGAGGAAGCAGGGCGCCGCATCGTGCGAGTGCTGGCCTTCCGCCAGGACTATCCCGAAGACCATCCCTGGGCACACCCGCTGGAAGGGCTGTGTGCTTATGTTGACACGATCGCCCGCAAAATCACCCGCCTCATCGATACCGGGGCTGTGCCGGTTCCGCCCGAGTCCGGCAACTTTGATGACCCCGCCGTGCAGGGCGAACCGCTGAGCACGCTCAAGCCGATAGAAATCACCCAGCCAGAAGGCCCCAGCTTCACTGTTGAAGGGCGGTCGGTCACCTGGGCTAACTGGAAATTCGACATCGGCTTCGATGCCCGCGAAGGCCTGATCCTGCGCAATCTGTCCTTCACTGACCAGGGTGAGGAACGGCCGGTCATGTATCGGGGCTCGATCGCGGAAATGGTGGTGCCGTACGGGGACCCTTCCCCCATCCGGTTCTGGCAAAACTACTTTGACCTCGGCGAGTATCTCTTCGGCCGCTTCACCAACTCGCTGGAACTGGGCTGCGACTGCGTAGGCGAAATCAAGTACTTCGACGCCGTCCTGGCAGACGAACTAGGAACGCCGTTCACCATCAAAAACGGCGTCTGCATGCACGAGGAGGACTTCGGAACCCTCTGGAAGCATACCGATATGTTCACCAACTCCAGCGAGGTCCGGCGCTCCCGCCGCCTGGTCATCAGCAGCTTCACCACCGTAGGCAACTACGACTACGGGTTCTACTGGTACCTCTACCTCGACGGAACCATCGAGCTCGAAGCCAAACTCACCGGCATCCTCTTCACCTCCGGCTACACGGAGGCCGGTGCCCCCTACACTTCGGAGGTTGCCCCGGGACTGGGAGCCCCCTATCACCAGCATCTCTTCAGCGCCCGCCTGGACATGATGGTCGACGGCGTCACCAACGCCGTCGACGAAGTCGACGCCGTGCGGTTGCCCTTCAGCGACACCAACGACCGGGGGGAGGCCTTCACGAAGTCGGTCACGCGCCTGGCCACCGAACAAACAGCGGCCCGTGAAGCCAAGGGATCAGTAGGCCGCGCCTGGCATATCGTGAACACTGAGAAGACAAACCGGCTGGGTCAGCCCACCGGCTACGTCCTGTACCCCGGAGACCAGCCCACCCTGATGGCAGACCCGGCATCCTCGCTCGCAGCCCGTGCCGCATTCGCCACCAAACATCTGTGGGTTACCCAGTACGACCCGGCCGAGCGTTACGCTGCCGGAGACTTCGTCCACCAGAGCACCGGCGGCGGCGGTCTGCCGGCCTTCACCGCTGAGGACAAGTCTGTGGACGGCGAAGACATCGTGCTGTGGCACACCTTCGGGCCCACCCACTTCCCGCGCCCGGAGGACTGGCCGGTCATGCCTACCGACTATGCCAAATTCACCCTCAAACCCTATGGCTTTTTTGGTAAGAACCCGGCATTGAACGTCCCGCCGAACCAGGCCGCAGGGCACTGCACCAGCCCCTCCGCCGGTGACGCCCACGGGTGCCATAGCTAA